The DNA segment aagataaGTTAAATCTTGACTGTTCCAACTTAGCCCACCAGCCTCTAAAATCTATTCAATCAAAGTTTTGCCGGCTAGATCTATCCAAAACAGTAGATCGAGACTGAAAATGAACACTGCCCAGTTCAGGTATCGAATGAGTACTGACCGAAGCTGGTGCTTGAACATTGGTAGGATCAACTGAATCCTTAGGAGCAAAGCCAGGAGGAGGTCCTCCCAGAACACCTTTCCCCTTGGCCGTAGCACGAGTAGCTGGTTTAGAATGCCCAAGATACTGCCCAAATAAAGAATGAAGTTCCCCTTTAAATTCTTCTTTGTACACCTGCAATCTGGTCTCCATTTTGGTGTCCAATCGTGCCAGCTCCTCCTGGATCTTAGAAACCTCCACCTGCAACACACTGACTTCCTTCTGTAAACGAGTAGTCACGTCATCGCCAACCATGGAAGGGATCGTAGAGGCTCTGCTACCTTTGATGCGatcaaaaatttaaaagagaaaaaaaaacagagaagaGAAGGAGAAAGGAGAGAATTCGAGAGAGAAGAGAATAAATTACTGAAATTGTGCTTAACAAATTGCATAACTGACTCTGGTTACAGTGGTGTTTTAAAGAGGTGGCAAAATAACCGTTGGAATAATCGGTTATCTCCTAACAGCTAAGTCGTTAACCCTCAACGCACCGTTTCATTAAACACTCCCAATACACACCGTATAACTAACGTGAAACGCACAGTTTTACTAAGTTTACATACATCGTATAAAACGCATCGTTTACTGCTTCTCTAACTTATTTTCCTAATTCAAATTCTACATGTAATTGAGCAAAATCTGATTCGATTCGAAAAGTtcgattaaaaatttaaattttaaattaaatagttcgagttatttgaattaatCTAGTTATTCGGatcaattcaaataaaaaattaagttttttggtttaactcgaatattaataatattatttgagttatccgaaaatccgaaTAAAAAAAGACATAACTACGtcttttttataaatgtttaccttttctaaagttaaaagacaaaattacgtttttttgataaatatttactcattaaattaaaaggtaaaataattatattgtttatatagttaaataatcttatacttcatatattagttaaataatcgatccatgtaaacgcaacattgagtataaataatatgattcaTTAACTCGACTTGacttaactcgaaattttttcacttgattctatttaattcgaaaaaaatttaaattgagttcTATTGCTAAAATATGATtcatcaactcgactaactcaaattttttttactcgatttgacTCGACTCGATCGAACACTCACCCCTACCCGTAACACTAAGGGTCAATTCAGTATTacttttgagaagtacttttaAAAAGTGTCGTGAAAAAAGTgattttaagaaataattttaaaaattttaatttaagatttacgtgcttagtattgttgtcaaaaaatacttttgataaataaaatatcaatattagacattatgttataatataataaataagcatttaaataatatttaaattaattaatattatgtgattttagtaaaaatataaaaaaataatttattatagtttattattaatattttaatatataaaatataaatttaaaatatttttaagtaattaatataaattatttataaaatttaattcaaatatataaactatattttaaataataaaatatgagaaaaatatttaaatatataattttatatataaaataaattttaataaaaaaataattatatatattatataaaatatattataaaggttaaaattatcatttatttctAAAACTACTTTTGCCaaaagcaaaactaaaaaaactGCTTTTAGCCATCGACGTCCATCACCTCTACGGCGTCGTTGTACCTTCCTTTTCCTCCCTCTTTGATTTTTGGTTGCTGagtcatttttgttttttattttttttgcaggTCTTGTCTTGGTTTTGGACCGTTgctcttctttctctctttttcgaTCTTTTTGGTCACTGAGTTTTGGTTTTCTGGTTATTTGGATTCGATTATTGGCTTTTGTTTATGGTGGTTTATTGTGGTTTATGGCTTTTGTTTATGGTGTTTTATGGTTGTTGGTATTTGGGGTTAGGTCGGGGCTTGGTGGTGCTGAGATGGTGTGTTGGTTATGAGTGGTTTTGCTGATGGGGAGAATGGTGGTGATAGTGCAGCGGTTGTGGTAGAGGAAATGGTGGGATGCGAGAGAAGGGGCCGAGAGCCGGTGATTGTAGGTAGGGGTGATGGATGGTTCTGGGAGTGGTGAGGCCCGGTTTAAAGGGGTGGACCCTTGGAGTTATTAAGAGGGGTCGAGGGATGGTGATGGTGGACAGTGCTAGTATCAGTTGAGGGAGGGAGAAAGTGATGAATATTGGTGAAGGGCTCGAGagtgtccaaaattgttttatggAGAGGGAGAGATGGGTTGATGGAGATGGTATAGGGTGGCTGGTGAGAATGGCAGCAAGGGGTAGAGGCAGTTAGGGTGGCTGATGGGATGGTGGCAGCTGAGTAGAGGGTCCAGACAACGGCATATGGAAAAGGGCAAAGTACCAAATTGCAATGATTTGAAAAATTGACACTTTttgtaattttcctttttctgattttttatatttttttgaattttgtaatgtttttagattttttttatgaataaagcaAGTTTAAGCCTATTAACCCAAATTTCAACCATGTTTGAAGAATTCAACATTTTACTTTAAATTAGCAATATTTGgaatttaaaatcaataaaaacacaGTTAGAATCATAGCCTAATACATTTATCCAAattaatctttgattttttttaatcgaGCCCAGGCTTGAGTAGagtatattcaattatttttaaaaagttgatcAGAAGAATCATAGCCTAATACATTTATCCAAATATGTATCAAACACGAatatttctagaaaaaaaattgatttggaCCTAACATAGATAAAACCACACCAATCCgtatgaatatataaaaaaaacagtaTTTCCAAAACTCACTTTCATCCATTTTTGCCTTCAGTCCCTTGCAACCATTGTTCTAATTTAGCCTCTTTATCTGCCTTGAAATCGTCAAAGTTTTCGGACCCGAACGATAACTTATGGTGTGAAAGTTCAACATCATCCTCGGGTTCTTCCTTTTTGTCTTCTTCATTGGGTACATCGGCCATTTGACTCGATACCGGTAGGTCATCAGCTTCTGTATCAGGAATTGAACTAGTGCTAGCAGATGCAACTGATAACGGTGGAGCTGGTTCTGAAGGTGGCTTTTGGGGCTCAGTTTCCATCTGTTCCTTGGTATCAAGTTGTGGCCACTTAAAATTGCTTGCCTTTTGTTTCGCGGACTTGATTACAGTCGAAAAATAATTACTCCCATCGAACTGGATGTTCCCAGCAGGATTCCAAGACATTGGTCCCGAAGAGCTAGTTCTTCCCATCTGAAAGCTTGAAGCAGGACTGTGGATCAATCCTCTCTTCGGTTGTTTTGAGGACATTAACATTAAGGAACTCTTAATGTCCTTAATCATCTCGTCTGCAATTGGGAAACCGCATTCCTTCATCGATCTCACCGTGGTGATAGAATCTTCCAAGTCTTGTGTGTGTAAAGTTGCTTCATGAGATTTTTCTACAACGTGATTATGGAGATTAACTACGTTAGGAATGGCATTTTCGGTGTGCTGTTGAATGTAGAAAAGTCCAACTGAGGGTTCATTTGCCACAAACTTTATCATCTCAGCTAGGGATTCAGTTATCTCCACGAAACCATCCACGGTGGAGAATCCATTCATCTTGTTGAAGGTGAATGGCAATTCATCACTGAGGTTTGTCCAAAAATCACATGTCAAAAGGGAtgttttaaaagagaaaaaaaccaTGCTATTTGCTCCATCTAACAAAGATATCCGATACATTTCAGACATGAATATAGGGCATGATCCTCTAATTATATGAAAAAATGTCAAACATATACCATATCCAACACTTGCCCAAATCTGGATAACATAAAAGCTAATGGCAAATTTCATTCCTACAATCAATGTCCCAAAATtggcatttttttttaaatttccactATAATCCCTAAGAAAGTGATGTAAACAGAAACAATTAGAATCAAATTGATCCCCAATTTGAACAACAATCATCATCAAACACCTTATTCATGGATGCTAGTGGGTTTCAATTTAAATCTCGAGCTATGCAGTATttaaaaaaaccctcaaaatctatcaaattaattGCTTTTAGAACCCTAATTCCCAAATGTAATTTTGACCAGAAAGTGCAGAATTTGATTTCACAAAAGGTTATTACTAAGCTCCTATGGCTTCTCTACTGTCGAGTTAAACCTTCAACTCATACCAAATCAATTCCAAATAAATATTTCATGGATTATTCAATgaattttagggtttaatttcatagcaaaaaaaaaggagagagagagagagagagaaatcaGATAAACAAGGCATCTGCAATTTAGCCAAAAACAAGAACCCATTGAACAAAACagggaaattttaaaataaaaaaaaggacaaGGCATTTAAATTAATACCCACACTAAAACACGAGAAAATAACAAAAACCCAgaaatcaaaatgtaaaattgactttgatttattcaattaaaaaggGAGAAATTACTTACCAGAAGAAACGAATAGAAGAACAGTTGAATTtgccaaagaagaagacaaaagaacaatctTCTGGTTTTAgatcaaaagaaagaaagattaaAAAGCTTCAAACTTGGATAGTAAAAGCttcaaacttttttatttttatttttatgttatctcTGTCCTTTATCTATGAAGCTCCGTtgagaatttatttatttattttttaaaatattatcttttatttatataaatccaTAAGTTATAATAAATGAACTAACGGCATATAGAGACAAAGACCAAACTTGTTTTGTAGCTTTatcttttttaatgatttttttaattctaaaattttatttaattgattaaattttaattcgattaaaattaaaattgttgttaattcAAGGGAATGTGGATTTAAGTATAACCCACTTAAACATGAGAAGGGTCTGGAAAAAAATATTAGACTCAAAACATAgatttgggcaaaaaaattagCTCGTTTAAAATATAGGTCAAGTTTAGACTTAAACATTTAAGGCTCAAACCCGATTCGatccattttaaatttataatactttatattatattatttttttatattaagtaattgagaacacattaaaaaattaacctatattaaatatataataatattttaatttaagcatTAGAAAAATGTTAAGATGGCTATATAAAAAtcttcaataaataaaaaagatataaaattattaaatattaaaataaaacaatataaatatttttaaaaaataaaaataatatgggtaGGCCTAAAATGTGTTTAGgttaattttttacaaatatgggtgggtatggacaaaattttaagcccaaaATTCAGGCTAGGACGGGGTTagacaaacataaaatatattaatatcatatttagatCCGGCCCATGAATACCTTTAGTTGAAGCGCATTATCATCCTATTTAAGAGTTAAAGAAAGATAGTTTATATCTATACTTATAtctatcatttattttaaatattttactctaTCACGGATCAATAAAGTACTAAttcaattatgaaattattaaaatatctttcCATGAATcttatacaaattaaattatatttttatgaaagtgttttcatttttttatataataaatttataaaaatgtgattaattatttgaaattagaATATCATTCATGATAAACAATAAGTTTTACCATTATAATCAAAACATCAATTAGTTTTTTTTCACTCATAAAGTGtttgattaaattgatgttacGAGTCAACTAGACATCAACTTAGTCAAAAAATTGCTTAAAAACTCTATTTTAATAAGGTattgaatattaatataatattatttttcattttatttttattttacaatttaaaatgCAATGTCTAAAGATTGAATCCAGACCTAAagaatatttaatcataaatattttatcatttcacCCATAACTCggttgttaattattttttataaaattgttttaatattattttttctttcatctGGGTCTAACAAATTTTAGTGTAGACTTGACTGATTTAGTGAAACTTTTCAACCCgattttaattcaattacaaaatttaaaaaaaattattctttttacaaaataataaatattattatgagcgcttttatgtttttttaacttaagcaatattgtattattttaaattatctcttacttaaacattaaaaaatattattatattaaaaaaatatttatttgtagacttgaacaatttaaataataaagaaagtgtaatttaatataaaatataaagttaaatccaatattttatagaattttatctattcttttagttttattataattataaaaataataattcttttttACATTGAAATTATAATGAAGTGTAATTTAAGATGAATATAAGGTATCATTCAATATTCTATTAAActttatctatttaattttagtccttgAATTTGGTCCTTTTCCATTAtcgatataaaatatttttttattcaagttagtgCTTAAACTTGTATATTATCATACATTTTTTTCTATAATGTAATCAACATATAATAAGATGACACTCTAATATTACATCACATCGTTACTTAactttgtttctcataaaacctTTCCATAGTCTAACAAAAGCTTTGCCATATATTGAAAAATAGAAGCCCAATATCTTGGATCAACTTGTATTTGCAAAAGCAGTCCCTGCTAGTCCAAGGCATTACTCCCGCCATTTGAATTGTCAAACTTCGAGAAATAAGCTTGTTCATTCATTTGACGCACAATATGCATCTTCAAGAGTCACAATGTTACAGTCTAGTTTTTCAGGATTTTCACAAGCTGTCTGGACAGGGGTGTGAACAACGGTAATAGAAgctacaaaaaaaaatttctcctCGTCAGAGTCAAAACATTCACTTTCATCCTCCTCGTCACTCTAGTAACAACTATCGACTTCTGCTTCTTTTTGGTAACGACACATTCTGACTGAATATGGCCATAATCTTTGCATTTACAACACTGAACTTCTTTCTTCTTGTTTTGAGAGATGTCTTcttttggttgaaattttttGTTGGGTCTTCTTGAAATTCATTCTAGTGCCATGCTGAAATTTTTGGAAAGCAAATCTATATGCTCTTTGATTTCATCAATGGTCTCATCTATCCATTTTTCAATCTGAACAACAGGATGAACATCAAAGGTAATGTTTTTCTCAGGTCGCAACATGTTACGCTTCCCTTCTTCTAGATTCAATTCAAAGGTTCTAAGAGAACTTATCAGCTCGTCCAATTTGAGTGTGGTAATGTTTTCGGCTTCTTCTATAGTTGTGACCTTGATTTCAAAACGTTCTAGCAATGACCTCAAAGCTTTCCTCACCAATTGTACTTCAAaaaaacagtcaccaagacaaaAAGCTTCGTTAGAAATGTCGTATAATctagtataaaaatttaaaataatctcATCTTCATTCATTTTCAGATTTTTGAGCTTAGTAGTCGAGATTTGCAATTTGGACATTCTGACAGTAGCATTCTCTTTATGTTGGTTTTGTAGAATGGTCCAAGCCTTTTTAGCAGTTTTATATGTTGAAATCATCTTGAACTGCTCTATGTCAACCCCACTAAAGATGACATAAAACGCTTTTGAGTTGGCTTGAGCAACCATTCTCTCAATAGTAGTTTATTGATTTTTCTCTTTTACCTTTTGTTACTACATCATCACCAAACATCTCAGACTTTGCCTATCCTTCCTAAATAACTTCCTATGCAGTTTCATCAATGGACATAATCAAAGCTCTCATCCAGGCTTTTAAGTAGGCATAGTTGGAGGAACCAACAAGAAAAGGTGCTCGAGAAATAAAACTTCTTTTTCATGGCTTCCATGGTAGCAAATTGAACTAGGATCGTCTTCAACCAACTCTTGAAACAAGCTTTGATACCATTTGGAACAAACTAATCAATTTGCAACTTGTTCAAAATGCTTTCTAAACAAAGTGTCCAGACACGAGTTTAAACAAGAGAATAAACAGAAATGTAAACAATACAAATAAAGAGAGATAAGCACACAACACTTGTTAATGCAGTTCGAAAACAATCTTACTCTACAAAGCCTTACTTAAGGAATGATTTATTTGATAGTAGATCTAATCACCTATTAGTTAAAGCTCAATCTACTCTTACAAAAGAAGCAATTGCAACTCCAATAACAAACTTTAACTTATAACAATCACTCACTCAAATCTCACTTACAAATGTGCTAGAATACAAaggaaaaacaacaacaacaaaaaaatctCAACCAAATAGCATGGCACTCTCCCCAAACAACATTTCTTCATATGCAAACTAATTGGCTATTTATAAGCTCGGCATGTCAACCTAATCCATCAATCTAAGTAGAGATAAATACATCTTTTAACAACATAATAGTATTGGATAAAGAACTTCCAAAATTTATCTCAAGATAAAGCTTGataaacttaataatattaacaCATAAATCACCCTTGATAATAACTAAAGTATAAACCTTAACCAATAAGATAAGTCGATCAAATCTtccttaaataaataatttagattATCATAGTTTAAAATATATGTCATTGAAtctatttaattatgttaaaatcataTGTGAAGGCGCAACTTAAAAACGTCAACATCTTATAGTATTTAGATTGTCTCTTTATACAAGGGTTTAAAAGTCATAACATCACTTGATTATATTGCACCCTAATGCTACAATGGCTTTAGTCTTTCTTCCATGGTTTCATCGAATTTGTTTGAGTTTAAAATATATCATGAAACTATTCCTATATAATACTTGTATCTATGccaattaaaaaaatcaacaaaatatTAATGgcgaaattaaaaatatttaacttataatttaacCTAGGCTTTATTAGTTTCCGAAAATGGAACAAAACACGAACTTTGagggatttttttaattaatttttttaccataACTTGGAGGGTTGAGCACTCCCCAACAGTTGAATTGGAGCAAGTGAAGAGTTCCATAACCTTAAGAACCCTAGAAACATGGACACTTCAGATACGCCAGTCACCAAAACCGCTACATTGCCGCCGCAGCAGCAAGAGCCTGACCCTAAAAGGCTCAAAATGTCTACCACCACCGCGTCCGAAGACGAAGATGCCGCCGCCACGACAACGGAAACCAAAAAACCGAGATACAAACGCCGCAAAATCGCCATGTTCTTTGCCTATTGCGGTGTCGGTTATCAAGGAATGCAAAAAAACCCAGGAGCCAAAACCATCGAAGGTGACCTCGAAGAAGCGCTATTCCACGCTGGCGCTGTCCCCGAGCAAGATCGTGGCAACCCAAAGCGTTACGACTGGGCACGGTCGGCCCGAACCGATAAGGGCGTAAGCGCCGTGGGCCAGGTCGTTTCTGGGCGGTTCTACATCGACCCTCCTGGCCTCGTGGAGCGTCTTAATCAGATACTTCCGACCCAGATTCGGATATTCGGGTATAAGCGTGCGACGGCCTCTTTTAACGCGAAGAAGTTTTGTGATCGACGGCGGTATGTTTATCTTATCCCAGTTTTTGCTCTTGATCCAAGTTGTCATCGAGATAGGGAAAGTGTTTTGTCTAGTTTGGGGTCCGGTAATGAGCTTGTCAAGTGCTTGGAGTGTTCGGAAAGAGGCCGCAAAGTAATAGGTGTTATGGGGAAGCGTAGTAGTTTTGAACCCAAGTCGACTATAGTTCAGTCTGGCATTTCATCGAACAATTTAGATGCGGAAAACGTAATTAAGGAAGATAACTTGACATCTCAACTTAAGGAGGAGGTTACTGAAATGGATGATTCTGAGGTTGTGGAAGTTAAAGATAATGTAGCGAAGTCTACAATAGTTCAGTCTGACATTTCATCGAACATTGGAGATGCTGAAGGTGCAATTAAGGAAGATAACCTAACATCTGAACTTAAGGAGGAGGTTACCGAAATGGATGATTCTGGGGTCGTAGCAGATAAAGTTAATGTAGCCAAGTGGAGGATAGCTCAGTGTGGCATTTCATCAAACATTGGAGATGCTGAAAATGCAATCAAGGAAGATAACCTGACGTCTGAACTTAAGGAGGAGGTCACCGAAAGGGTTGATTCCTTGATTGTGGAAGATAAAGTTTATGTAGAAAAGAATGAGGAAAGAAGATTTTGTTACGGTGAGGAAGAAAAGAAGAGGTTCAATAAAATATTGAATCACTATGTTGGGTCTCACAACTTCCATAACTTCACTACAAGAACAAAAGCTGATGATCCTGCTGCACGGCGCTATATTGTTTCATTTCATGCAAACACAGTTGTCACTGTGGAGGGCATTGATTTTGTTAAGTGTGAGGTTGTGGGGCAGAGCTTCATGCTTCATCAGATTCGAAAGATGATTGGTATGGCGGTTGCGGTCATGAGGGGTTGTGCTCCTGAGTCTCTTATCGAAACTGCATTGCGAAAGTAAGTAGTTCTGATTCTTTTTAATTGTATTGGTGTCTATGTATCTAAAACTTGAGATGGGTGTTGGATACAAATATGTGTTTAACATGGAATACTCGAGGATCACACTCCATGCCGGATCCAAATTTGTGTCAAACATGGATATTTTAGCTAATATATCTTAATGCATTACAGGGATGTACACATCAACGTACCTACGGCACCTGAGGTTGGTTTGTACTTGGATGAATGCCTCTTTTCATCATATAACCAAAAATGGAAAGATAGTCACGAAGAGTTGTCTATGAAAGCTTACGAAGAAGAGGCGGAGGAATTGAAGATGAAGTTTATATATTCTCACATTGCCTCCACAGAACGTGAGGAAGGAATTGTGGGCCTGTGGTTGCATTCTCTAAACCACAGAAACTATCCTGATTTACAAGCCGGCAGTGGAGACACAGTTGAAGGGAAGAAGAGTCCTAAGGTTGATGACAAAGCAAACACCATTGAAGAGGAAAGTAATGTAGTGGAGAAAAACGGTGACACTGCTGAGATGCAAAGTGCCGAAGAGTAGAATATTATGATACGCATACTCATTGAACAAATTAACTATTTTACATCATTTTTATTAAGTTATAGTTGGATGGTCTTCCTTTTTCATTTGGAACTGTTTGTCTTTTGTTTGTTTACCTTCCGGGTCGAAATTTGGAGCTGTTCTGGTGCTAATTACAAGACTGCTCGTGTTTGGAAGGAATGGCTATTCTGGATATGTCGCCTACCAAAGAGGAGACTTGGTTCCTAGGATATGCATTCTGATTGTCAACTGCCCTTTCCATAATCCGGCTGCGGAGACGGGTCTGTATTTTCTTCGCTTGTGATCATTCAAAGCAGCTTTTCAACTAAATTCTTCAGGCTTATGGCATTCAATGGACAAGACACTGTTTCTATTAGTCTTCAGCTTGCTTAGAGTTATTATATTTAGCACTTATGGAGTATGAGAAATATCCAGCTTTATGGAGAGAAGGGTGATTCAATTTCGGCTTTTCATTGACCTTGGTGTTAGTGTTAGATATGATCTGATAATaagtaatggaaaagaaaatatacCCCAAACCAAAGAAggtaaattactaaactaaattatttttttcttggaAGGGGATTTGGCCACTAAATatgaacttaaaataaacaaattttttttattaatacagGGAATTAGGGATGCCATTTTTTTCCATTAGAAACTATCACATCAGTTATCcaattatgtgtatatatattctaAGTTTAATGCATCAAATATTCcgattaaaacgtaacattttaaatataaatgagataaataaaagtagttattttgataatttaccttatattatttatgatatttaaactaagaacactaaattaaaaaaattaataaataactcAAAAGttattaataaaaatgataaattttcattgaattaaacatgcattttactattataacttCCAACTTTCTTTGGGCCTTAACTATTGTCTATAGGTGTAATTTTCAATAGGCTTAAAGATTTTCAATAGGGAATcaattaatgactattttatcaGTCTTAGCTCAGTGATTATGGGTTGAATCCTTTTATGATGGTAGTGTGCAATTTACTTTAGACTAGAATTACCCCTTAaggcttataatttttttttcaattttaaagaatttattcCCTTTATTGTTAAttgttaataattgaatttaaaatttgaaatttaaaatgtaGAAAGATTAAATTCacgaaataaaagtatagggattaaatttgaaatttataaagagtatagggacttatttcacattttaacttttaatttaatttctcatcTACTTAGTTAGTATAATAAATGATAAAAcagaaaaaaaccctaaaattttttctcttttttctttaaacGAGCCTTCTTCTATCTCCCACcaaccctttctttctttcattctttcttaaAAAGTGGGTAACTCTTCGTAGCTTCTTAATCTGTTTttgttttgagagtatttcaaaataataaatgatttcacgagtCGATTTGGACccgtgttgtcttaagttttatatgtttttttccattgtttaa comes from the Gossypium hirsutum isolate 1008001.06 chromosome A06, Gossypium_hirsutum_v2.1, whole genome shotgun sequence genome and includes:
- the LOC107939538 gene encoding uncharacterized protein translates to MNGFSTVDGFVEITESLAEMIKFVANEPSVGLFYIQQHTENAIPNVVNLHNHVVEKSHEATLHTQDLEDSITTVRSMKECGFPIADEMIKDIKSSLMLMSSKQPKRGLIHSPASSFQMGRTSSSGPMSWNPAGNIQFDGSNYFSTVIKSAKQKASNFKWPQLDTKEQMETEPQKPPSEPAPPLSVASASTSSIPDTEADDLPVSSQMADVPNEEDKKEEPEDDVELSHHKLSFGSENFDDFKADKEAKLEQWLQGTEGKNG
- the LOC107939533 gene encoding tRNA pseudouridine synthase A, yielding MDTSDTPVTKTATLPPQQQEPDPKRLKMSTTTASEDEDAAATTTETKKPRYKRRKIAMFFAYCGVGYQGMQKNPGAKTIEGDLEEALFHAGAVPEQDRGNPKRYDWARSARTDKGVSAVGQVVSGRFYIDPPGLVERLNQILPTQIRIFGYKRATASFNAKKFCDRRRYVYLIPVFALDPSCHRDRESVLSSLGSGNELVKCLECSERGRKVIGVMGKRSSFEPKSTIVQSGISSNNLDAENVIKEDNLTSQLKEEVTEMDDSEVVEVKDNVAKSTIVQSDISSNIGDAEGAIKEDNLTSELKEEVTEMDDSGVVADKVNVAKWRIAQCGISSNIGDAENAIKEDNLTSELKEEVTERVDSLIVEDKVYVEKNEERRFCYGEEEKKRFNKILNHYVGSHNFHNFTTRTKADDPAARRYIVSFHANTVVTVEGIDFVKCEVVGQSFMLHQIRKMIGMAVAVMRGCAPESLIETALRKDVHINVPTAPEVGLYLDECLFSSYNQKWKDSHEELSMKAYEEEAEELKMKFIYSHIASTEREEGIVGLWLHSLNHRNYPDLQAGSGDTVEGKKSPKVDDKANTIEEESNVVEKNGDTAEMQSAEE